GGGTCTTCCATGATGCGGCGAAGGCGCGCCGCCATGACGCTGCGATCGTCGGGGTTCGTCAGCGGCGGCATGGCTTCGTCCGTTGCGGGGCGGAACACATAGGCGGGTGCCTCCGGAAACATGCGGCGCGACACGTCGATGCTCGCGCGCGTGTTGTGCCAAAGCTGCCGGTAGCTCGCTTCGAGCGCACGAATACCCTCCGCCGATGGCAGATTTGCGACGGAAAATCCGGGGGCATGAGGCGCTACCAGCACGCGATCCGGCGGGAGTCGCTCCCCCGACGTGCGCCATATCAGATGGCACATATTGTTCGAGGCCCAGGAGGCACCGGCCGTCGGCCGGCCGGACTGTCCCGACACGATGACCATCGCCGTCGACCAGTCCACCGACTGCGCGCGCAGCCAGTGCCCGATGCGATAGACGATGTCGAGGTACGCGAGGCCGAACGTCGCGAACATGACGTCGTTCATCGGCACTGGCAGCCCTTCGCCCGGCGAGGGTGCGAAGTAGGTTTGCACGAGGTGCTCGAACGTCAGATGCTCGGGGTTGGCGAGCGCATCCGTGAGCACGTCGATGGAGACGGCACAGGTGTAGTCGATCAGATCGACGAGCTTGGCGTTTTGCAAGCGCAGGCTTTCCACGGCAACGTCTTGCTGCCAGTGCGATACGGTGTTGGCCGCACGCACGGCGTTCGCGTGCGCAATCAGACGTGTTGCCTCGGCTCGCCAGCGTGCGTCGTCCGTGGGGACGAGTTCGCGCAGACGAGCGAGGTACGCCAACGCAAGCGGCAGATGCGAGACCGCCGTGAGTTCGATGAAGCCGCGCGTCGATTTACGAAAGCTCTCGATATGCGGACTCGCGCCGTTGCCGGGAAACAATGCGATGTCAGACCCGGTGGAAACGAGCAGCGGCAAGGCGGCGTCGCGTGCCGACATGACCTGCGCCAGATGGTTGCCGAGACTGTCCGGCGCCGAGGTGAACGCGTGGAACAGACCGGCAAAGGCGGAGTGAGGTTGGTAGCTCATGGTCTGAGAGTCCGAAGTCCGGTTGGGGGCCGTTCGGGCCGCTCAGAAGTCGTACAGACGGGCCGGATTATCGACGAGAATCCGGCGGCGCACATCCGTGTCGGCGGTCCAGTCGGCCAGCAGGTTGAGCAACTCGCCCGTGTCGCGCTCGCCCATCGGAATGTGCGGCCAGTCGGAGCCCCAGATGACCTTGTCCGGTGCCGTGTCGATGATGGCTTTCGCCATCGGGGCGACGGCGTCGAGGCCCCGGTGTTTCGCCACCCGGTATGGGGCGGAGAGCTTCAGCGTGCAACTCCCGTCCTTGAGCAGGGACAGCAGGCGCTTGAAGTCGTCTTGGGTCAGCCCATCTTCTTCGAGCATGTACCCCATGTGATCGATGACGAACGGCGTGCGTACCTCGCCGAGGAACGGAATCAGATTGCGCACGACCCAGCCCGGCGCATAGAACTGAAGGTGCCAGCCCAGGGATTCGCAGAGTGTTGCCATGCGAGCGATGTAGGCCTGGATCTCCGGCGTGGGCAGTTCGGCGCGAGCAAAGAGATCGAGACGCACGGCACGGACGTTGGCGCGATGCATGGCGTCAAGTGTCGCGGCGGGCATCCCTTCCTCGATCATGACCACACCTCGGGCAGCGTTGCCGGCGATGGCCAGCGCGTCGAGCAGGCAGCGGTTGTCCGTGCCGTAGAAGCTTGGCTGCACAATGGCGAAACGACGAATGGACAGGACTTCCATCGCTTCGCGGTATTTGGCGAGGGCGCCGTCGGGCAGCGTGTATTGCGGCGTGCTCACGCTCGGATATTGGGCGAGTGGCTCGAACACATGCATGTGGCTGTCGCATGCGTTGTCCGGCATCTCGAACGTGGGACGCGTCAGGGTATGGGCGGCGCGCATCGGCGTCGATGTCAGAGGGCCAGCGTATTGAGTTGCCATTTCGGTTGCTTGATTGAGGTTTGACGTTCGTACAAAAGAGGGCGATGACGTTGAGCGAGGTGCGATGGCCGCGTCACTGTGGCGTTAGCGCGCCCCGGTCGCTGCTGACACGACGACGCAACGCGTCGAGAAACAGGTCGGTGTCGATGCCGCTGAAGATGAACGGTGCCGCGCCGTCTGCGCGCAGTGCCGTGAGCGCCTCGCCTTCCGGCATGCCGCCCACGATGGCGACCTTGCCCTGGCGTCGAACGGCGGCAATCACATGACGGCAGGCGGCAAGCACGTCGGGGTGCGTCGGGTTGCCGGTATGGCCGAGATCCGCGCTGAGATCGTTGCAGCCCAGCGCGACGATATCGACACCCGGCACGGCGGCGATAGCGCTGGCCGCTTCGACACCGGCCCGGCTTTCGATCAGCAGCTTCACATAGGTGGCGGCGTTGACGCGTCGATTCATCTCTGCGGCAGGCAGTCTTTCGTAACCGACGAAGGGGAGCGTGGCGAGTTGCGAGCGTTGCCCGAGCGGGGCAAAGCGTGCAGCCGTGACGATGTCGGTGGCTTGCCCGGCTGATTCCACCCGTGCCGCAACAATGCCGAGCGCTCCGCCATCGAGCACGCGGTTGATCATGCCGTAATCGCGCTCCGGCACGCGCACCCACGGCATCAGGCCAAGGTCGGCGGCGCACAGGCAAAGCTGCGAAACCAGGTCGACCGGCATCGGGCTGTGCTCCATATCGATCCAGACGGTGTCATATCCGGCTGCACGTGCCCAGCGAATGACATCGGGCGAGCGCGCCGAGCGCAGTCCGAGCGCAAAGACCGGCTGGCCTGCGTGCAGGCGAGCGATCAGATCGGAAGATTCCATGGTGTCTCCAGAGAGGCTAAGGCCATTGTGTTTTTTCTTGATTGACGTGAGTATGGCCTCGCCAATAGATTTCATTTATTCTCCGAAACGACTTTAATGATTTAGAAAACAAATCAAGGAATGGCGATGAACATTCGTCACCTCGAATATTTCGTGGTGTTGGCCGAGGAGCTGCATTTCCGACGTAGTGCGGAGCGCATTGGCGTGACGCAGGCGCCGCTGAGTCTGGCGATTCAGGCGTTGGAAGAGTCGTTGGGCGCGCGACTGTTTCATCGCACCAGACGATCGGTCGCGCTCACCGAGGCGGGCATTGCGCTCTATGAACAGGCGCCGGCGATTCTGGCGCGCATCGAGAGCGCGCGCGAATCGGTATGGCAGACGGTCAGCGGCGAAGTGGGACGGCTGCGCGTCGGATTCACGAATGCCGCATCGCTTTCGCCGATTTTCCCGAAGCTGATCCACGACTACCGCACACAGCGGCCCAAGGTGCAGGTGCAGTTGCGCGAGTTGGCGTCGTCGCAGCAGCTCGATGCGCTGGAGGCGCGCGACATCGACGTCGCGTTGCTTCGCCTCGACGACCAGCAGCCAGCGCGGGCAACGCTGGCATTGACGCCCTTGATCGTCGAGCCGCTGGTGGTCGCCATGCACACGAAGCATCGGCTGGCAAAACTGGCGAAGGTCAGGATCGCCGATCTACGCGACGAGGCGTTCATCGCCTATCCCCGTTCCGCAGGCGTGGTGATGTTCACGCAGATTCAGGCGCTGTGCGCCAAGCGTGGGTTCACGCCGAATATCGTTCAGGAAGCGCAGCAGGCCTCCACGCTTATTGGCCTGACGGCAACAGGGTTGGGCGTTACCGTGGTGCCCGCGTCGCTTGAAGCGATCTCGCTGCCCGGTGTCGTCTTTCGACGCTTCGCAGACGCCGACACGACCACGACCCTGCACATCGGGCACCGGTACGGCGATGGCAATTCGCGCGTGGCGCTATTCGTCGAGCTGGCGCTGGCGCTTCGCAAGGAGTTTGCATAGCGTGCCTGTTCGGGCAGCGCTGATGCGGCTTGCCGTGTTCCGCTTCCTGTAATTCCCCTCTAATTTATTTCGTATGCGAAGTAAATTTTCGAATATACTTCGTGTGCGAAATACATTTCGAAGCTGTCCCTTCCACTGACAGACGCTGCGCGATCCCCCCGGAGCCTGCGAGCGCCGGGGAGTTGTGTCATGCCATCGCTTGCCGTCGAAATTCCCGCCATTGACGCTTACCCGCTGGGTGCGCACGTCTGGTATCCGGACACATTGCCGGCGCGGGGTGTTGTGCTGATCCATCCGGCGACCGCCGTGCCGGAGCGCCTGTATTTCGCCTTCGCAGACTACGTGACGCAGCGCGGTCTGATCGCTGTCACTTACAGCTACCGCGGGATCGACGGATCTCGTCCGTCGACGCTGCGGGGATTCCGGGCCAGCATGCGCGACTGGGCCGATCTGGACGCTGAAGGCGTGACCCGTTGGGCGTTCACGAGTTATCCGTCGCTGCCGGTCTATGCGGTCGGACACAGTTTCGGCGGGCATGCCATTGGGTTGTGCGAAAGCTCGAATCGACTGGTCGCGGCAGTGCAGGTGGCCTCACACGCCGGGACCATGCGTGTGGTGAGCAACCGGCGCGAACGCACGCGCGTCACGCTGCTGATGCACTGGCTGGCGCCGGTGCTCGTGCGTCTTGTCGGGTATATGCCGGGCAGCCAACTGGGCATCGGCGAAGACTTGCCCGCGGGGGTGCTGCTTGAGTGGAGTGGATGGACCCGCTTGCCGAACTACTTCTTCGACGACCCGACGCTCGACGCCGATGCGCGCTTCGCACGGGTGCGCACGCCGATCCTGTCGCTGGGTTTCGACGACGATCCCTGGGCCACGCCGATGGGCCTCGACATCCTGGTGTCCCGCTTACGTAACGCCCCGGTCACGCGTCGGGAGATATCCGCGATTCGTTCGGAAGCCGGATCGATCGGGCATATGGGATACTTCCGCCAACGCGCCGGTGCGTTTCTGTGGCCGGAAACCATCGACTGGTTGTTGTCGGCGGGCGCCGCGCAGGCGATGAACGTCTCGACACGATCGGGCGATCATGACGCGATGCGCGTCGCGTGGCTGGGCGCGCCGATCCCGTCGGCGACACGGTCATCCCCAGCCGCGCCGTCGCCTCCATGACATCACTTCGATTCCATCAGACTGAATGCCAAGACGCCAATCGCCCACCGCTACGATCGCTGCCAACGCTGCGGCTGACAGGAAGCCGGGCAAGGGTGAGGCGGTCGACCGCCGTCTGTACTTTCTGCTCAACGTCGGCCAGCGACGGGTCCAGCGGTGGATCGATGCCCGCGCAGGCGATAGTGCGAGTGTGAGCGCTGCCCAGGCCGGCGTGCTGTTCTATCTGCTGCATCACGAAGATGCGCTCGTGGGGGAAGTGGGCGCTGCGCTGCAACTGTCGCCGTCGTCGATGACGGGACTGGCGAACCGCATGGTCACCGCGGGTCTGCTCACCCGCTGGGCCGACGCCGAGGACGGACGCGCCACGCGCTTGAAGATCACCGCGGCGGGTCACAAGGCGATTGCCCGCGCCCGCGAGATCCTCGAGGATCTCAATGCGCTGCTGCACGACGACTTCACCGAAGCCGAACTCAATGTCGTGGCGCGTTGGCTCGGTAATCTACAGCACCGGTTCCCGGCCGAGACGTAATCTGGCCGGGACAGCCTGAAGGCCCCGCTAATCCGTCAATGAATCGCCAGCGCGTTGGCTTGTGCGTTGGCGACGCCAGCGGCCACATTCACGCCGATATTGCCCGACGCACCCATCAGCGCCCGGTCGCCGAGCGATGCATGCATCGCGCCGGTGACGATGGCGGCATTGCGAATCGTTTGACGGGTGTCGACCGTGACGTGCGACGCGCTCGCCAGCACGAGCTGGTTCGACTGCACGTTGAGGGCGCCGGCGGCAACGTTCACACCGAAACTGCCGTGCGCGTCGCGCAGGGCGTCGGCGCCGAGCGTGGCCGCCTGTGCGCCGCCGAAGACGGCATCACCGGCGATGGACTGTCGGGTGGAAAGCTGGACGACGGTAGCGTCGTCAGGGGTGGCAGCGAAGGCCGAAGTGTGGGCAACGGCCAGTGCGAAAGCACTCAGCAAAACGAGACGCGGCATGTTGATCTTCCCCAGATCGTCCGTTGGGACGGATATCTGGATATCGGCACCTGAGGTGCTCGGGTTGAATGATTTTTCATGTGCCGCACGTGCGACGGGCCATTGATGGTTTGCCCCTGCACCGACGCATCGCGTCACCGAAAGCCGCCGTCATTCCCATGACCGCTGCGGCGCGCATTTTCGCACGGCGACACCTGTGTGCGCCGCCGTGCCATGAGGTCAGACTTTCACGCCCGCGCGCGCCTTGACGCGCGAGATTA
This window of the Pandoraea fibrosis genome carries:
- a CDS encoding MarR family winged helix-turn-helix transcriptional regulator, with the protein product MPRRQSPTATIAANAAADRKPGKGEAVDRRLYFLLNVGQRRVQRWIDARAGDSASVSAAQAGVLFYLLHHEDALVGEVGAALQLSPSSMTGLANRMVTAGLLTRWADAEDGRATRLKITAAGHKAIARAREILEDLNALLHDDFTEAELNVVARWLGNLQHRFPAET
- a CDS encoding amidohydrolase family protein; translation: MATQYAGPLTSTPMRAAHTLTRPTFEMPDNACDSHMHVFEPLAQYPSVSTPQYTLPDGALAKYREAMEVLSIRRFAIVQPSFYGTDNRCLLDALAIAGNAARGVVMIEEGMPAATLDAMHRANVRAVRLDLFARAELPTPEIQAYIARMATLCESLGWHLQFYAPGWVVRNLIPFLGEVRTPFVIDHMGYMLEEDGLTQDDFKRLLSLLKDGSCTLKLSAPYRVAKHRGLDAVAPMAKAIIDTAPDKVIWGSDWPHIPMGERDTGELLNLLADWTADTDVRRRILVDNPARLYDF
- a CDS encoding LysR family transcriptional regulator; the protein is MNIRHLEYFVVLAEELHFRRSAERIGVTQAPLSLAIQALEESLGARLFHRTRRSVALTEAGIALYEQAPAILARIESARESVWQTVSGEVGRLRVGFTNAASLSPIFPKLIHDYRTQRPKVQVQLRELASSQQLDALEARDIDVALLRLDDQQPARATLALTPLIVEPLVVAMHTKHRLAKLAKVRIADLRDEAFIAYPRSAGVVMFTQIQALCAKRGFTPNIVQEAQQASTLIGLTATGLGVTVVPASLEAISLPGVVFRRFADADTTTTLHIGHRYGDGNSRVALFVELALALRKEFA
- a CDS encoding alpha/beta hydrolase family protein; this translates as MPSLAVEIPAIDAYPLGAHVWYPDTLPARGVVLIHPATAVPERLYFAFADYVTQRGLIAVTYSYRGIDGSRPSTLRGFRASMRDWADLDAEGVTRWAFTSYPSLPVYAVGHSFGGHAIGLCESSNRLVAAVQVASHAGTMRVVSNRRERTRVTLLMHWLAPVLVRLVGYMPGSQLGIGEDLPAGVLLEWSGWTRLPNYFFDDPTLDADARFARVRTPILSLGFDDDPWATPMGLDILVSRLRNAPVTRREISAIRSEAGSIGHMGYFRQRAGAFLWPETIDWLLSAGAAQAMNVSTRSGDHDAMRVAWLGAPIPSATRSSPAAPSPP
- a CDS encoding HpcH/HpaI aldolase family protein — protein: MESSDLIARLHAGQPVFALGLRSARSPDVIRWARAAGYDTVWIDMEHSPMPVDLVSQLCLCAADLGLMPWVRVPERDYGMINRVLDGGALGIVAARVESAGQATDIVTAARFAPLGQRSQLATLPFVGYERLPAAEMNRRVNAATYVKLLIESRAGVEAASAIAAVPGVDIVALGCNDLSADLGHTGNPTHPDVLAACRHVIAAVRRQGKVAIVGGMPEGEALTALRADGAAPFIFSGIDTDLFLDALRRRVSSDRGALTPQ
- a CDS encoding DUF5624 domain-containing protein → MSYQPHSAFAGLFHAFTSAPDSLGNHLAQVMSARDAALPLLVSTGSDIALFPGNGASPHIESFRKSTRGFIELTAVSHLPLALAYLARLRELVPTDDARWRAEATRLIAHANAVRAANTVSHWQQDVAVESLRLQNAKLVDLIDYTCAVSIDVLTDALANPEHLTFEHLVQTYFAPSPGEGLPVPMNDVMFATFGLAYLDIVYRIGHWLRAQSVDWSTAMVIVSGQSGRPTAGASWASNNMCHLIWRTSGERLPPDRVLVAPHAPGFSVANLPSAEGIRALEASYRQLWHNTRASIDVSRRMFPEAPAYVFRPATDEAMPPLTNPDDRSVMAARLRRIMEDPAQLLSNCVADYIVDALVRCDNDPALVVIPGFTHVNYPSHSDSRY